A genomic stretch from Musa acuminata AAA Group cultivar baxijiao unplaced genomic scaffold, Cavendish_Baxijiao_AAA HiC_scaffold_1138, whole genome shotgun sequence includes:
- the LOC135671247 gene encoding receptor-like protein EIX2 produces the protein MHLHLRPVLLTVAARSRKVGREINLCAMAFTLSFSSSLFCLLGILLLHGAAVTGGCFSTEREALLDFKAGVIDPRNRVSSWTGHHCCTWKGVACDTTTGHVVMLDLRNTNTYDWALRGERMNSSLLALSHLEHLDLSFNDFSGIRMPEFIGSFKKLRYLNLSSTKFMGGIPARLGNLSSLYVLDLRDALHFTSHVDNLEWLSHLTSLKHLDLSRLVLTNVPDWFSSVNMLPSLQVLTMSSVGLNTIPASVAHVNFTSSLAVLDLSYNNFDSTLPKWLWNISGLTHLDLSDALDFSSLVDNLDWLSHLTSLKHLDLIGLKLTDVPDWFSSVNMLPSLQVLNMTHGGLNSIPVSVVHVNFTSSLTVLDLSNNNFSSTLPKWLWNITSLTHLDLYYSGFRGVIPDAIGDLSSLTFLDLGGNQLEGSVPRSMADLRRLKELHMMGNQLAGNLSGWLEQMTNLIILDLRNNLFNGSMPSSSVGKFSNLTELYLGENSLGGVISEVQLENLTRLQVLDLYDNPITISIGQSWVPPFQLRYVYLTKCQLGPQFPEWLQFQTQIEELYLADCKIAGTMPAWFWNISSSTITYLDLSNNQIGGKLPSSFKFTKLERLHWESNRFEGPLPTMLPSTLDALFLSNNSFTGQLPIWPYVRFVSISDNMLDGGLSSSICQWTYLERLDLSNNKLLGEIPYCLGKSLQILNFLNLENNHFSGEIPHTIGFLSELQLLQLKNNSFSGEVPLSLKNCTNLWFLDLTQNNLVGSITLWMGDNLQQLQVLRLRSNMFSGVIPWQLARFEQLQILDLANNNFSGSIPHNIGNLSTMRSTSQYNGFCYDELDVFTKGQDLHYLRCSIRLMKSLDLSNNRLTGEILKGIGELTGLKNLNLSRNHLQSKIPREIGGMKSLESLDLLINDLSGSIPESLSTLYSLSYLNLSYNNFSGMIPSGNQLQTFIDPSIYMGNADLCGQSISKSCFNNKTTQNIIQEYKKEIPEWLWFYISMVLGYVMGFWIFCGILFLKDTWRHVYFHMIDDMYDRFWVQWHLIF, from the coding sequence ATGCACCTCCACCTTCGCCCTGTTCTTCTGACTGTGGCGGCCAGGAGTAGGAAGGTAGGGAGGGAGATCAACCTGTGCGCCATGGCTTTCACCCTATCCTTCTCATCATCATTATTCTGCCTTTTGGGCATCCTCCTCCTCCACGGGGCAGCGGTGACAGGCGGGTGTTTTAGCACGGAGAGGGAGGCGCTGCTGGACTTCAAAGCTGGTGTCATAGATCCCCGCAACCGGGTATCTTCTTGGACAGGTCACCACTGTTGCACATGGAAGGGAGTAGCATGCGACACCACCACTGGCCACGTCGTCATGCTCGACCTCCGGAACACCAATACATATGATTGGGCATTACGCGGTGAGAGGATGAACTCGTCATTGCTTGCTTTATCACATCTGGAGCACTTGGATCTTAGCTTCAATGATTTCAGCGGAATCCGCATGCCGGAATTCATCGGCTCCTTCAAGAAACTGAGATACCTCAATCTATCTTCTACAAAATTCATGGGAGGAATACCTGCTCGGCTGGGGAACCTTTCGAGCCTCTACGTTCTTGATCTAAGAGATGCTTTACATTTTACATCCCATGTTGACAACCTCGAATGGCTCTCTCATCTTACCTCCCTGAAGCACCTGGACTTGAGCCGGTTAGTTCTAACCAATGTCCCAGATTGGTTCTCATCGGTGAACATGCTGCCATCCCTCCAAGTGTTAACTATGTCTTCCGTTGGTCTCAATACCATCCCAGCTTCTGTTGCCCACGTCAATTTCACCTCCTCTCTTGCTGTGCTTGATCTCTCCTATAATAATTTCGACTCCACCTTACCCAAATGGTTGTGGAATATTAGTGGTCTTACCCATCTTGATCTAAGCGATGCTTTAGATTTTTCATCCCTTGTTGACAACCTCGACTGGCTCTCCCATCTTACCTCCCTGAAGCACCTGGACTTGATCGGGTTGAAGCTAACCGATGTCCCAGATTGGTTCTCGTCGGTGAACATGCTGCCGTCCCTCCAGGTGTTAAACATGACTCACGGTGGTCTTAATAGCATCCCGGTTTCTGTTGTCCACGTCAACTTCACCTCCTCTCTTACCGTCCTTGATCTCTCCAATAATAATTTCAGCTCCACCTTACCCAAATGGTTGTGGAATATTACTAGTCTTACCCATCTTGATCTCTATTATTCTGGGTTCCGTGGTGTTATTCCTGATGCAATTGGAGACTTGAGCTCTCTTACTTTTCTTGATCTAGGAGGCAATCAACTCGAGGGTTCCGTACCGAGATCCATGGCTGATCTCCGTAGACTGAAAGAATTACATATGATGGGCAACCAATTGGCAGGAAATTTGAGCGGTTGGCTGGAGCAAATGACGAATCTCATCATTTTGGATCTCCGAAACAATTTATTCAACGGTTCCATGCCTTCCTCCTCCGTTGGTAAGTTCTCTAATCTCACTGAATTGTATCTCGGTGAAAATTCTCTGGGAGGTGTCATTTCAGAAGTTCAATTGGAGAATCTTACAAGATTGCAAGTATTAGACTTGTATGACAACCCCATCACCATATCAATTGGCCAGAGTTGGGTTCCCCCTTTCCAACTCAGATATGTATATTTAACCAAATGTCAGTTGGGACCTCAATTTCCAGAATggttgcagtttcaaacacagatCGAAGAATTATATTTGGCAGACTGTAAAATTGCAGGGACAATGCCCGCTTGGTTttggaatatttcatcttctaccatCACATATTTAGACCTTTCCAACAACCAAATAGGAGGCAAGCTGCCATCTTCTTTCAAGTTCACCAAGTTGGAAAGATTACATTGGGAATCCAATAGATTTGAAGGTCCATTACCAACAATGCTACCATCTACACTTGATGCTCTATTCCTCTCCAATAATTCCTTTACAGGGCAATTGCCGATATGGCCCTATGTTAGATTTGTGTCAATCTCTGATAACATGCTTGATGGTGGCTTATCTTCATCAATCTGCCAATGGACATACCTCGAACGCCTTGACCTTTCGAACAACAAATTACTTGGTGAGATCCCTTATTGTCTGGGAAAATCATTACAAATCCTTAATTTCTTGAATTTGGAGAACAATCACTTCTCGGGTGAAATTCCACACACGATCGGATTTTTAAGTGAGCTTCAGCTTTTGCAACTAAAAAATAACAGTTTTTCGGGTGAGGTTCCTTTGTCATTGAaaaattgtacaaatttatggttTCTTGATCTGACTCAAAATAATCTTGTCGGAAGTATAACGCTATGGATGGGAGATAATCTACAACAACTGCAAGTACTTCGTCTACGTTCAAATATGTTTTCTGGAGTTATTCCCTGGCAACTTGCTCGATTTGAACAGCTTCAAATATTGGATCTTGCCAATAACAACTTCTCTGGATCAATACCTCACAACATTGGTAATTTAAGTACCATGAGATCGACATCACAATATAATGGTTTTTGTTATGATGAATTAGATGTCTTTACGAAAGGACAAGATCTTCATTATTTACGATGCAGCATAAGACTTATGAAAAGTTTGGATCTTTCGAACAATAGACTAACCGGAGAGATACTAAAAGGAATTGGAGAACTCACAGGACTCAAGAACTTAAATTTGTCAAGAAATCATTTACAAAGTAAAATCCCTCGGGAGATAGGAGGAATGAAATCATTAGAATCCCTTGATCTATTGATAAATGATCTTTCTGGTAGTATTCCTGAGAGCTTATCGACTTTATATTCCTTGAGCTATTTGAATTTGTCATATAATAATTTTTCAGGAATGATACCATCTGGTAATCAACTCCAAACTTTTATTGATCCATCCATCTATATGGgtaatgctgacttatgtggacaatCAATTTCCAAAAGTTGTTTCAATAATAAAACAACTCAAAATATTATACAAGAGTATAAGAAGGAGATTCCCGAGTGGTTATGGTTCTATATCAGCATGGTACTAGGATATGTGATGGGATTTTGGATTTTTTGTGGTATTCTCTTCCTCAAAGACACGTGGAGGCATGTTTAtttccatatgattgatgatatgtATGATCGATTCTGGGTCCAATGGCATTTAATCTTTTGA